A window from Hoeflea sp. IMCC20628 encodes these proteins:
- a CDS encoding DUF6101 family protein: MTNTVLKPVWAGFELRLDPNNFPQRVSYAAREESDEVSVTLDKRGAVVKKVLSKSGLPLSIALPARAFTGVAARAIDHGDGTVTVTLELHHTDTALCVPLLVAHDLDDIAADWRTWSELYGLPMLMVEADGVARPLDDGSIPQVTDSPTRRRRHNQIAERRPRFLVRRSTGKMGVRMKIEGREIIARR, encoded by the coding sequence ATGACCAATACCGTATTGAAGCCTGTATGGGCCGGGTTCGAATTGCGGCTCGACCCGAACAACTTCCCGCAGCGCGTGTCCTATGCGGCGCGGGAAGAGAGTGACGAAGTTTCGGTAACGCTCGACAAGCGCGGCGCTGTCGTCAAGAAAGTGCTGTCGAAATCCGGACTGCCATTGTCCATTGCTCTGCCCGCCCGTGCCTTTACGGGTGTTGCGGCACGCGCCATTGATCATGGCGATGGCACTGTGACGGTGACGCTGGAACTGCACCACACCGACACTGCGCTCTGCGTGCCGTTGCTGGTGGCTCATGATCTCGATGACATTGCCGCAGACTGGCGCACCTGGTCGGAGCTCTACGGTCTGCCGATGCTGATGGTCGAGGCCGACGGCGTCGCCCGTCCGCTTGATGACGGCTCTATCCCGCAGGTAACGGATTCGCCAACGCGCCGTCGCCGTCACAACCAGATCGCCGAGCGCCGTCCGCGCTTCCTGGTCCGCCGCTCGACCGGCAAGATGGGTGTCCGCATGAAGATCGAAGGCCGTGAAATCATCGCCCGCCGCTAA